A genomic segment from Barrientosiimonas humi encodes:
- a CDS encoding nuclease-related domain-containing DEAD/DEAH box helicase, with amino-acid sequence MSEPRFANEAERTVWSRLVHDKPDDWIVLPNIRLTDEGKDHEVDLLVLAPGLGAVALEVKGGSVWVEGEEWRQGSPHRSHRIRPVEQALGGTYALREYVETDPRWGGRRRILWSWAVALPHSSISPDFALPSCPRWAIHGRDDMARLAERLAASLRSQREQRAPTLDDCQLVAEILQGRNLPVRDVIATALEHEDRADRLTAEQATLLKVTRLLTRVEVRGGAGSGKTILAQTQARELSSGSHDRPQQRVALLCYSLGLAMGMERVAQTWARRKQPAFVGSFEDFARFLGITRFPDRQDSTFWEVELPRQMADLAADLPAEKKFDAVVVDEAQDFADDWWQPLLGALRDPETGGLYAFSDENQRVFGRFGRPSVAMVPLMLDRNLRNTKQIAATFRTLAPTGMLLSDYDGPEVTLVECATDDALDVADDQVDTLIDEGWRERDIALLTTGQRHPEHVTQFERDQVRYWSSFWDDDTVFYGHVLGFKGLERRCVVLAVNDSPDRDRARERLYVGLSRATERLVVVGDPDVIRQTGGDSVLRQLQS; translated from the coding sequence ATGAGCGAACCACGATTCGCCAACGAGGCCGAGCGCACCGTGTGGTCGCGGCTCGTCCACGACAAGCCGGACGACTGGATCGTCCTGCCGAACATCCGACTCACCGACGAGGGTAAGGACCACGAGGTCGACCTCCTGGTGCTCGCGCCCGGCCTCGGGGCCGTCGCACTGGAGGTGAAGGGTGGCAGCGTCTGGGTCGAGGGCGAGGAGTGGCGCCAGGGCAGCCCGCACAGGTCGCACAGGATCCGCCCCGTCGAGCAGGCCCTGGGCGGGACGTACGCCCTCCGCGAGTATGTCGAGACCGATCCGCGCTGGGGCGGTCGCCGGCGGATCCTGTGGAGCTGGGCGGTCGCGCTGCCGCACAGCAGCATCTCCCCCGACTTCGCGCTGCCGTCGTGCCCCCGCTGGGCGATCCACGGGCGCGACGACATGGCCCGGCTCGCCGAGCGCCTCGCCGCGTCGCTCCGCTCGCAGCGTGAGCAACGGGCGCCCACGCTCGACGACTGCCAGCTGGTCGCGGAGATCCTGCAGGGACGCAACCTCCCGGTCCGTGACGTCATCGCCACCGCGCTGGAGCACGAGGACCGCGCGGACCGGCTGACCGCCGAGCAGGCGACCCTGCTGAAGGTGACCCGGCTCCTCACGCGCGTCGAGGTGCGCGGTGGCGCCGGGAGCGGCAAGACGATCCTCGCCCAGACGCAGGCCCGGGAGCTGTCGTCCGGCAGCCACGACCGGCCGCAGCAGCGCGTCGCCCTGCTGTGCTACTCCCTCGGGCTCGCGATGGGCATGGAGCGGGTGGCGCAGACCTGGGCGCGACGCAAGCAGCCCGCGTTCGTCGGCTCGTTCGAGGACTTCGCCCGCTTCCTCGGCATCACCCGGTTCCCGGACCGCCAGGACAGCACCTTCTGGGAGGTCGAGCTCCCCCGGCAGATGGCCGATCTCGCGGCCGACCTGCCGGCAGAGAAGAAGTTCGACGCCGTCGTCGTCGACGAGGCGCAGGACTTCGCCGACGACTGGTGGCAGCCTCTCCTCGGCGCGCTGCGCGACCCCGAGACGGGCGGGCTGTACGCGTTCTCCGACGAGAACCAACGCGTGTTCGGCCGGTTCGGCCGGCCCAGCGTCGCCATGGTGCCGCTGATGCTCGATCGGAACCTGCGCAACACCAAGCAGATCGCGGCGACGTTCCGCACCCTGGCTCCGACCGGCATGCTGCTGAGCGACTACGACGGTCCCGAGGTCACGCTGGTGGAGTGCGCGACCGACGACGCGCTGGACGTCGCGGACGACCAGGTCGACACGCTGATCGACGAGGGGTGGCGCGAGCGCGACATCGCGCTGCTCACGACCGGCCAGCGCCATCCCGAGCACGTCACGCAGTTCGAGCGCGACCAGGTCCGCTACTGGTCGTCCTTCTGGGACGACGACACCGTCTTCTACGGTCACGTGCTCGGGTTCAAGGGGCTCGAGCGCCGCTGCGTCGTGCTGGCAGTCAACGACTCCCCCGATCGTGATCGGGCCAGAGAGCGGCTGTACGTCGGGCTCTCCCGGGCCACGGAACGTCTCGTGGTCGTGGGTGACCCCGACGTCATCCGTCAGACCGGCGGCGATTCCGTGCTGCGGCAGCTGCAGAGCTGA
- the lipA gene encoding lipoyl synthase: MTVAPEGRRMLRVEAKNAETPIERKPSWIRTTAKMGPEYTAMTARVKGQGLHTVCQEAGCPNIFECWEDREATFLIGGDVCTRRCDFCDIATGRPTELDMDEPRRVAESIREMGLRYATVTGVARDDQPDGAAKLYAETIRQIHELNPHTGVEILPPDFGAKPELVGMVFDARPEVFAHNLETVPRIFRRIRPAFTYEKSLRVLTMAHEQELVTKSNLILGMGEEDHEVEQALVDLHEAGCDILTITQYLRPSKLHHPIDRWVKPEEFVHWSERAQEIGFKGVMAGPLVRSSYRAGRLYVQTMAAYGRPLPAHLSHLAEAAGDPARQEASSLLAAPARHVS, from the coding sequence GTGACCGTCGCACCCGAGGGACGACGCATGCTGCGCGTCGAGGCGAAGAACGCCGAGACCCCCATCGAGCGCAAGCCGAGCTGGATCCGCACCACCGCCAAGATGGGCCCGGAGTACACCGCGATGACCGCGCGGGTGAAGGGCCAGGGCCTGCACACGGTGTGCCAGGAGGCGGGCTGTCCCAACATCTTCGAGTGCTGGGAGGACCGCGAGGCGACCTTCCTCATCGGCGGTGACGTGTGCACCCGCCGCTGCGACTTCTGCGACATCGCGACCGGCCGCCCCACCGAGCTCGACATGGACGAGCCGCGCCGGGTCGCCGAGTCGATCCGCGAGATGGGCCTGCGCTACGCCACGGTCACCGGCGTCGCCCGCGACGACCAGCCCGACGGCGCCGCGAAGCTCTACGCCGAGACGATCCGCCAGATCCACGAGCTCAACCCGCACACCGGGGTCGAGATCCTGCCGCCCGACTTCGGCGCCAAGCCCGAGCTGGTCGGCATGGTGTTCGACGCGCGCCCGGAGGTGTTCGCGCACAACCTCGAGACGGTGCCGCGCATCTTCCGCCGCATCCGCCCGGCGTTCACCTACGAGAAGTCGCTGCGCGTGCTGACCATGGCGCACGAGCAGGAGCTGGTCACCAAGTCCAACCTCATCCTCGGGATGGGCGAGGAGGACCACGAGGTCGAGCAGGCGCTGGTCGACCTGCACGAGGCCGGCTGCGACATCCTCACCATCACGCAGTACCTCCGCCCCTCCAAGCTGCACCACCCGATCGACCGGTGGGTCAAGCCCGAGGAGTTCGTGCACTGGTCGGAGCGCGCCCAGGAGATCGGGTTCAAGGGCGTCATGGCCGGGCCGCTGGTGCGCTCGTCCTACCGGGCCGGCCGGCTTTACGTGCAGACGATGGCGGCGTACGGCCGTCCGCTCCCCGCGCACCTGTCTCACCTGGCCGAGGCGGCCGGCGACCCCGCGCGCCAGGAGGCGTCGTCGTTGCTGGCGGCCCCCGCGCGGCACGTATCCTGA
- the lipB gene encoding lipoyl(octanoyl) transferase LipB, with translation MQIEHLGFAPDYVDYQHAWDVQREVHARVVAGEQPDTTLLLEHAAVYTAGKRTEPHERPFDGTPVIDVDRGGKITWHGPGQLVGYPIVRLPDPVDVVGHVRRLEQLMIDVCADLGLGDATRVEGRSGVWLAADGARPERKLGQIGIRVSQDVTMHGFALNCDCDLSWAQTIVPCGIPDAGVTTLSQELGRDVTVAEVLPFVEKRLPDVIA, from the coding sequence ATGCAGATCGAGCACCTCGGCTTCGCCCCCGACTACGTCGACTACCAGCACGCCTGGGACGTCCAGCGCGAGGTGCACGCCCGGGTCGTGGCCGGTGAGCAGCCTGACACGACGCTGCTGCTGGAGCACGCCGCCGTCTACACCGCGGGCAAGCGCACGGAGCCGCACGAGCGCCCGTTCGACGGCACCCCGGTCATCGACGTCGACCGCGGCGGCAAGATCACCTGGCACGGTCCCGGCCAGCTCGTGGGCTACCCGATCGTCCGGCTGCCCGACCCGGTCGACGTCGTGGGGCACGTACGCCGGCTCGAGCAGCTGATGATCGACGTCTGCGCGGATCTCGGGCTGGGCGACGCCACCCGCGTCGAGGGGCGCAGCGGCGTCTGGCTCGCCGCCGACGGCGCTCGCCCGGAGCGCAAGCTCGGGCAGATCGGCATCCGGGTCAGCCAGGACGTGACCATGCACGGCTTCGCCCTCAACTGCGACTGCGACCTGTCGTGGGCGCAGACCATCGTGCCGTGCGGCATCCCCGACGCCGGCGTCACGACGCTCTCCCAGGAGCTGGGCCGCGACGTCACCGTCGCCGAGGTGCTCCCGTTCGTCGAGAAGCGCCTCCCCGACGTGATCGCCTGA
- a CDS encoding DUF4191 domain-containing protein, giving the protein MSETPEKTSRFRRKRKQKDPSSPGRGAQIKQVYRQAKAQDPNIGLWMLLAFLVVFGVFVLIGFLVGHPVYLGIIGVMLGLVAAMFMLGKRAERAAYKQISGTPGATGAVLSSLRRGWFYEQEPVAAEAGGRTRNIRDIGNAAMVFRAVGRPGVVLIAEGPKGAAIKLLNSESKKVTRVAGPEVPVHTLRVGQGDDTVPVDALTKRMNKLEKKLTKPEVDAVTKRLRALGGAKPPIPQGMDPRNAKASKVDRKAMRGR; this is encoded by the coding sequence ATGTCCGAGACCCCCGAGAAGACGTCGCGCTTCCGCCGCAAGCGCAAGCAGAAGGACCCCAGCAGCCCGGGCCGCGGCGCCCAGATCAAGCAGGTCTACCGCCAGGCGAAGGCCCAGGACCCCAACATCGGGCTCTGGATGCTGCTGGCGTTCCTGGTGGTCTTCGGCGTCTTCGTCCTGATCGGGTTCCTCGTCGGGCACCCGGTCTACCTCGGGATCATCGGCGTCATGCTCGGCCTGGTCGCGGCCATGTTCATGCTGGGCAAGCGGGCCGAGCGCGCCGCCTACAAGCAGATCTCCGGTACGCCCGGCGCCACCGGCGCGGTCCTGTCGTCGCTGCGCCGGGGCTGGTTCTACGAGCAGGAGCCGGTCGCGGCCGAGGCGGGCGGACGTACGCGCAACATCCGTGACATCGGCAACGCCGCGATGGTCTTCCGGGCCGTGGGGCGGCCCGGCGTGGTGCTGATCGCCGAGGGCCCCAAGGGTGCCGCGATCAAGCTGCTGAACTCCGAGAGCAAGAAGGTCACCCGCGTCGCCGGCCCGGAGGTGCCGGTGCACACGCTGCGGGTCGGGCAGGGCGACGACACCGTCCCCGTCGACGCGTTGACCAAGCGGATGAACAAGCTCGAGAAGAAGCTGACCAAGCCCGAGGTCGACGCGGTGACCAAGCGGCTGCGCGCCCTCGGCGGCGCCAAGCCCCCGATCCCGCAGGGCATGGACCCGCGCAACGCCAAGGCCAGCAAGGTCGACCGCAAGGCCATGCGCGGCCGCTGA
- a CDS encoding DUF2075 domain-containing protein produces the protein MGIQVGHRPSASEKHSWERSIPALRADLISAGLGQVEMLLEYRLPLTSKRADVILAGRHPRTNRPSYVIIELKQWSQAKRLEDSETLFRVAPHHTREYLHPGLQVDGYCDYLADFTTHLAETDHSLVGAAYLHNADDAGVADILAAPSGTRSRVFTGQRRGEFITFLQAHLAPLPGHDVADALLSSAVAPSRHLLKVAADEVQRQEMFVLLDEQRLAYEEVLHAVSEARSADHKTAVVISGGPGSGKSVIALSLMGELARQGRSVLHATGSRSFTLTLRRVAGARAPKVQKMFTYFNQFMDAEKNGLDCLILDEAHRMRETSVQRYTPKAQRLRARPQVEELLEAARVPVFLLDDHQVVRPGEQGTADEIDRFAREKGLDVRRISLDDQFRSGGSELFVSWVQRTLGLVPDGEFKWPGDERFELLTASSPAEMEAWLRGRAEEGETARIAAGYAWPWSDAPKDGALVPDVVIGDWARPWNVKGERAVGGAPPAALWATDPNGFGQVGCVYTAQGFEYDHAGVIFGPDLVWRDDRWVAVRDANKDPDFKSRKTVGDDVFDKLVRNVYKVLLTRGMKSVVVFSTDAETQAHLESLIPARAARDDE, from the coding sequence ATGGGCATCCAGGTCGGACACAGACCTTCGGCGTCTGAGAAGCACTCCTGGGAGCGCTCCATCCCAGCCCTGCGAGCGGACCTGATCAGCGCGGGGCTCGGCCAGGTCGAGATGCTGCTGGAGTATCGGCTTCCGCTCACCAGCAAGCGCGCCGACGTGATCTTGGCCGGACGGCACCCACGCACGAATCGGCCGTCGTACGTCATCATCGAGCTCAAGCAATGGAGTCAGGCCAAGCGGCTAGAGGACTCCGAGACGCTCTTCCGGGTCGCGCCGCACCACACGAGGGAGTACCTCCACCCCGGGCTGCAGGTCGATGGATACTGCGACTATCTCGCCGATTTCACAACCCACCTCGCCGAGACCGATCACTCCCTGGTCGGTGCGGCATACCTGCACAACGCCGATGACGCCGGTGTCGCCGACATCCTCGCCGCTCCATCGGGCACTCGGTCCCGGGTCTTCACCGGACAGAGGCGCGGCGAGTTCATCACGTTCCTCCAGGCACATCTCGCCCCGCTGCCAGGTCACGACGTCGCGGACGCCCTGCTCTCGAGCGCAGTCGCACCCAGCCGCCACCTCCTGAAGGTTGCGGCGGATGAGGTCCAGCGACAGGAGATGTTCGTCCTGCTCGACGAGCAGCGCCTGGCGTACGAGGAGGTGCTTCACGCCGTGTCCGAGGCCCGGAGTGCTGACCACAAGACCGCAGTAGTGATCTCGGGCGGCCCCGGCAGCGGCAAGTCGGTCATCGCGTTGTCGCTCATGGGTGAGCTTGCGCGGCAAGGCCGTTCGGTTCTCCACGCAACCGGATCACGGTCGTTCACGCTCACGCTTCGGCGCGTCGCCGGCGCAAGAGCGCCGAAGGTCCAGAAGATGTTCACGTACTTCAACCAGTTCATGGACGCCGAGAAGAACGGGCTGGACTGCCTGATCCTGGACGAGGCGCACCGAATGCGCGAGACCTCGGTCCAGCGCTACACGCCCAAAGCTCAGCGACTCCGCGCCCGTCCGCAGGTGGAAGAACTCCTCGAGGCAGCTCGCGTCCCCGTGTTCCTGCTGGATGACCACCAAGTGGTGCGGCCGGGAGAGCAAGGAACGGCCGATGAGATCGATCGGTTCGCTCGCGAGAAGGGTCTCGACGTGCGCCGGATCAGTCTCGACGATCAGTTCCGCAGCGGCGGGTCCGAGCTCTTCGTCTCGTGGGTGCAGCGGACGCTGGGGCTGGTGCCCGACGGCGAGTTCAAGTGGCCAGGGGATGAGCGTTTCGAGCTGCTCACAGCCAGCTCCCCCGCTGAGATGGAGGCTTGGCTGAGAGGACGAGCGGAGGAGGGAGAGACGGCGCGCATCGCCGCCGGCTATGCATGGCCGTGGAGCGATGCGCCCAAGGACGGCGCCCTGGTGCCAGATGTGGTGATCGGCGACTGGGCACGCCCCTGGAACGTCAAGGGTGAGCGCGCGGTCGGTGGCGCCCCGCCAGCAGCCCTTTGGGCAACCGACCCGAACGGCTTCGGGCAGGTGGGCTGCGTCTACACGGCCCAGGGGTTCGAGTACGACCACGCCGGCGTGATCTTCGGGCCAGACCTGGTCTGGCGAGACGATCGTTGGGTCGCGGTGCGCGACGCCAACAAGGACCCAGACTTCAAGAGCCGCAAGACCGTGGGTGACGACGTCTTCGACAAACTGGTCCGAAACGTCTACAAGGTGCTGCTGACCCGGGGCATGAAGTCGGTTGTCGTGTTCTCCACGGATGCCGAGACTCAGGCGCACCTGGAGTCCCTGATTCCCGCGCGGGCGGCCCGCGACGATGAGTGA
- a CDS encoding MazG-like family protein: protein MALSVEVAELVEIFQWLTPEQSTEVMGTKRAQDVRDEVADSLTYLLRLADMLNVDLDAAMADKFQRAADRYPVDEVRGSAEKR, encoded by the coding sequence ATGGCACTGAGCGTCGAGGTCGCAGAGCTCGTCGAGATCTTCCAATGGCTGACCCCGGAACAATCCACCGAAGTCATGGGCACCAAACGCGCCCAGGATGTGCGAGACGAGGTCGCGGACTCGCTGACGTACCTCTTGCGGCTGGCGGACATGCTCAATGTGGACCTCGACGCCGCCATGGCGGACAAGTTCCAGCGCGCCGCCGATCGCTACCCGGTGGACGAGGTACGGGGCAGCGCAGAGAAGCGCTGA
- a CDS encoding uracil-DNA glycosylase, protein MGSETESLLKAWPVLREEVEQPYFAELMRFVREERATHGVYPPPNQMFAAFELTPYDKVKVVILGQDPYHQPGQAMGLSFSVPRGVKAPPSLSNIGKAMVADGVGQEPLPHGDLTQWAEQGVLLLNTALSVRQDQANSHAKEWKQFTDAAISRLDERDRPVVFVLWGQSAQKTLPLIHKQRDRVVDAPHPAARGPHQSDFRSRKTFSRVNALLEQHGEVPIDWALV, encoded by the coding sequence ATGGGGTCTGAGACGGAATCACTGCTGAAGGCGTGGCCGGTTCTACGCGAGGAGGTGGAGCAGCCGTACTTCGCCGAACTCATGCGGTTCGTTCGTGAAGAGCGTGCGACGCACGGGGTGTACCCGCCGCCGAACCAGATGTTCGCGGCCTTCGAGCTCACGCCGTACGACAAGGTGAAGGTCGTGATCCTCGGACAGGATCCGTATCACCAGCCTGGCCAGGCGATGGGGCTGTCCTTCTCGGTGCCACGGGGCGTGAAAGCGCCGCCATCGCTGAGCAATATCGGCAAGGCGATGGTTGCCGATGGCGTTGGGCAGGAGCCCCTGCCGCACGGAGACCTGACGCAGTGGGCAGAGCAGGGCGTGTTGCTTCTCAACACGGCCTTGTCGGTTCGTCAGGATCAGGCCAACTCGCATGCCAAAGAGTGGAAGCAGTTCACGGATGCCGCGATCTCCCGGCTCGACGAGCGGGACCGCCCGGTCGTCTTCGTGCTGTGGGGGCAGTCTGCGCAGAAGACGCTCCCCCTGATTCACAAGCAGCGAGATCGGGTGGTCGATGCGCCTCACCCCGCGGCCAGGGGCCCACACCAGAGCGACTTCCGATCCCGGAAGACGTTCAGCCGGGTGAACGCGCTCCTCGAGCAGCATGGGGAAGTGCCTATCGACTGGGCGCTCGTCTGA
- a CDS encoding phosphocholine-specific phospholipase C — MPSAPTRRQILQTTGAAAGLAAVGSLLPASVHRAVAAPMRPGGLKAIEHLILLMQENRSFDHYFGTLRGVRGFGDRNPLRRRAGDSVLHQASKAGEDVLPFSLREAAAAAGRPSTDIQYLSALPHGFTDATGAWAQGWCDAWIPNKGEGSMTYYDRRDIALQYELADTFTILDAYHCSANGSTNPNRNYFFSGTTGDEPTGGRAVTNAAYDKNHAGYDWTTYPERLEAAGVSWQIYQEWDNFTDNAVEYFKPFKAIGTKVLAPVDGGYRTTEEFYESLHGKSPQEQERLLGQLEQGRKTLSAAERSLFDRAMFRSRPGTLLKRIQNDIANDVLPQVVWVVPTAAMSEHPASSTPVGSANLIYDLLDIVASDLDTWSSTATFINFDENDGYFDHVPPPVAPRPASGSSDDWYDGRPIGFGPRVPMTVVSPWTIGGYVDSTVADHTSVLRFLEQWTGVKEPNISAWRRSVAGDLTSAFDFAKAGQPPALTQPGAIPSPIDRWQPKPPAEQAIPEQESGRKPARRSPYASSVSVKPAGSGVTVAIRNAGSVAAAYSVYPFPGSDTVPTQVTVAAGAVEQVTVQSVDVVVQGPDRFWFELRGADAASLGAVDIVPVPERATLRLQVRNNSSSKMRVSVKALAYKGDSKSVQLQPGKSRDVRWPTDSGWYDLEVTSDHDPEFRCRVTGRVDHPGKPVTA; from the coding sequence ATGCCCTCAGCCCCCACCCGCCGCCAGATCCTGCAGACGACCGGAGCGGCGGCTGGCCTGGCCGCCGTCGGCTCGCTGCTCCCCGCCTCCGTCCACCGCGCGGTCGCCGCGCCCATGCGCCCCGGCGGCCTCAAGGCGATCGAGCACTTGATCCTGCTGATGCAGGAGAACCGAAGTTTCGACCACTACTTCGGAACTCTGCGCGGCGTCAGGGGATTCGGTGACCGCAACCCGTTGCGGCGCCGAGCCGGGGACTCGGTCCTGCACCAGGCGAGCAAGGCTGGCGAGGACGTACTCCCGTTCTCCCTGCGCGAGGCCGCGGCCGCTGCCGGCCGCCCCTCGACCGACATCCAGTACCTCAGCGCCCTCCCGCACGGCTTCACCGACGCGACCGGCGCCTGGGCGCAGGGTTGGTGCGACGCGTGGATCCCCAACAAGGGCGAGGGGAGCATGACGTACTACGACCGGCGCGACATCGCGCTGCAGTACGAGCTCGCCGACACCTTCACGATCCTCGACGCCTACCACTGCTCCGCGAACGGCTCGACCAACCCCAACCGCAACTACTTCTTCTCCGGCACCACCGGCGACGAGCCGACGGGCGGGCGCGCGGTGACCAACGCGGCGTACGACAAGAACCACGCCGGGTACGACTGGACGACCTACCCCGAGCGGCTCGAGGCCGCGGGCGTCAGCTGGCAGATCTATCAGGAGTGGGACAACTTCACCGACAACGCGGTGGAGTACTTCAAGCCGTTCAAGGCGATCGGCACGAAGGTGCTCGCGCCCGTCGACGGCGGCTACCGCACGACCGAGGAGTTCTACGAGTCGCTGCACGGCAAGTCGCCGCAGGAGCAGGAGCGGCTGCTCGGCCAGCTGGAGCAGGGGCGCAAGACGCTGAGCGCGGCGGAGCGCAGCCTGTTCGACCGGGCGATGTTCCGCAGCCGACCCGGCACACTGCTGAAGCGCATCCAGAACGACATCGCGAACGACGTTCTGCCACAAGTGGTTTGGGTCGTCCCCACCGCGGCGATGTCGGAGCACCCCGCCTCGTCGACCCCGGTCGGCAGCGCGAACCTCATCTACGACCTGCTCGACATCGTCGCCTCCGACCTCGACACCTGGTCGAGCACCGCGACCTTCATCAACTTCGACGAGAACGACGGCTACTTCGACCACGTGCCGCCGCCCGTCGCGCCGCGCCCCGCGTCGGGCAGCTCCGACGACTGGTACGACGGCCGCCCCATCGGCTTCGGGCCGCGCGTGCCGATGACGGTGGTCTCGCCGTGGACGATCGGTGGGTACGTCGACTCGACCGTCGCCGACCACACCTCCGTCCTGCGGTTCCTGGAGCAGTGGACCGGGGTCAAGGAACCCAACATCTCGGCCTGGCGCCGCTCGGTCGCCGGCGACCTCACGTCCGCGTTCGACTTCGCGAAGGCCGGGCAGCCGCCGGCCCTCACCCAGCCCGGCGCGATCCCGTCGCCGATCGACCGCTGGCAGCCGAAACCGCCTGCGGAGCAAGCGATCCCGGAGCAGGAGTCCGGACGCAAGCCCGCCCGACGCAGCCCGTACGCCAGCAGCGTCTCGGTCAAGCCCGCCGGCTCCGGCGTGACGGTGGCGATCCGCAACGCCGGCTCTGTCGCGGCGGCCTACTCCGTCTACCCGTTCCCTGGCTCCGACACGGTTCCCACGCAGGTGACGGTCGCCGCGGGCGCCGTCGAGCAGGTGACCGTGCAGAGCGTCGACGTCGTGGTGCAGGGCCCGGACCGGTTCTGGTTCGAGCTGCGCGGTGCGGACGCCGCCAGCCTCGGAGCGGTCGACATCGTGCCCGTCCCGGAGAGGGCCACGCTGCGTCTGCAGGTGCGCAACAACTCCTCGTCCAAGATGCGCGTGAGCGTGAAAGCGCTGGCCTACAAGGGGGATTCGAAGAGCGTGCAGCTGCAGCCCGGCAAGAGCCGGGACGTGCGCTGGCCGACCGACTCCGGCTGGTACGACCTTGAGGTCACCAGCGACCACGACCCGGAGTTTCGCTGCCGGGTGACGGGTCGCGTGGACCACCCGGGCAAGCCCGTCACGGCGTGA
- the glnA gene encoding type I glutamate--ammonia ligase, translated as MFTSPDEVLKFIKDEGVEFVDVRFCDLPGVMQHFNVPAATFDADAFEDGQMFDGSSIRGFQAIHESDMKLVPDAKSAYVDPFRKHKTLVMNFSIVDPFTGEAYSRDPRNIAAKAEAYLKSTGIADTAFFGAEAEFYVFDDVRFETKSNAGYYFIDSIEAAWNSGREEEGGNLGYKTRYKGGYFPVPPVDHFADIRDDMVSRLAEVGLEVERAHHEVGTAGQQEINYKFSTLLGAGDDVMKFKYVIKNTSFAHGKSATFMPKPLFGDNGSGMHTHQSLWKDGEPLFYDEKGYGGLSDVARWYIGGLLRHAPSLLAFTNPTLNSYHRLVPGYEAPVNLVYSARNRSACVRIPITGNSPKAKRVEFRVPDPSSNPYLCFSAQLMAGLDGIKNRIEPPEPVDKDLYELPPEEHADIAQVPGSLSEVLDKLEEDHAYLTEGDVFTEDLIETWIDYKRTNEIDPVRFRPTPHEFELYYDI; from the coding sequence ATGTTCACCAGCCCCGACGAGGTCCTGAAGTTCATCAAGGACGAGGGCGTCGAGTTCGTCGACGTCCGCTTCTGCGACCTTCCCGGCGTGATGCAGCACTTCAACGTGCCGGCGGCGACGTTCGACGCCGACGCGTTCGAGGACGGCCAGATGTTCGACGGCTCCTCGATCCGTGGTTTCCAGGCGATCCACGAGTCGGACATGAAGCTCGTGCCGGACGCGAAGTCGGCGTACGTCGACCCGTTCCGCAAGCACAAGACGCTGGTTATGAACTTCTCCATCGTCGACCCGTTCACCGGTGAGGCCTACTCGCGCGACCCGCGCAACATCGCCGCCAAGGCGGAGGCGTACCTGAAGTCCACGGGCATCGCCGACACCGCGTTCTTCGGTGCCGAGGCCGAGTTCTACGTCTTCGACGACGTACGGTTCGAGACCAAGTCCAACGCCGGGTACTACTTCATCGACTCCATCGAGGCCGCGTGGAACAGCGGTCGCGAGGAGGAGGGCGGCAACCTCGGCTACAAGACGCGCTACAAGGGCGGCTACTTCCCGGTACCGCCGGTCGACCACTTCGCCGACATCCGCGACGACATGGTCTCGCGCCTCGCCGAGGTCGGGCTCGAGGTCGAGCGCGCGCACCACGAGGTCGGCACCGCCGGTCAGCAGGAGATCAACTACAAGTTCTCCACGCTGCTGGGCGCCGGCGACGACGTCATGAAGTTCAAGTACGTCATCAAGAACACCTCCTTCGCGCACGGCAAGTCGGCGACGTTCATGCCGAAGCCGCTGTTCGGCGACAACGGGTCGGGCATGCACACCCACCAGTCGCTCTGGAAGGACGGCGAGCCGCTGTTCTACGACGAGAAGGGTTACGGCGGCCTGTCCGACGTGGCGCGGTGGTACATCGGTGGCCTGCTGCGGCACGCCCCGTCGCTGCTGGCGTTCACCAACCCGACGCTGAACTCCTACCACCGCCTGGTGCCGGGCTACGAGGCGCCGGTCAACCTGGTCTACTCCGCCCGCAACCGTTCGGCCTGCGTGCGCATCCCGATCACCGGCAACTCCCCCAAGGCCAAGCGCGTCGAGTTCCGCGTGCCGGACCCGTCGAGCAACCCTTACCTGTGCTTCTCGGCGCAGCTGATGGCCGGCCTGGACGGCATCAAGAACCGCATCGAGCCGCCGGAGCCGGTGGACAAGGACCTCTACGAGCTGCCCCCGGAGGAGCACGCCGACATCGCGCAGGTGCCGGGCTCGCTGTCGGAGGTGCTCGACAAGCTCGAGGAGGACCACGCCTACCTGACCGAGGGCGACGTCTTCACCGAGGACCTGATCGAGACCTGGATCGACTACAAGCGCACCAACGAGATCGACCCGGTCCGCTTCCGCCCGACCCCGCACGAGTTCGAGCTCTACTACGACATCTGA